A genomic window from Pseudomonas cavernicola includes:
- a CDS encoding lactate permease LctP family transporter: MQAWQQLYTPLGNLGLSALAAVIPIAFFFLALAVFRLKGHVAGSITLALSILVAIFAFQMPADMAFAAAGYGFAYGLWPIAWIIVAAVFLYKLTVKSGQFEIIRSSVLSITDDQRLQVLLIGFSFGAFLEGAAGFGAPVAITAALLVGLGFNPLYAAGLCLIANTAPVAFGALGIPIIVAGQVTGIDAFKIGAMAGRQLPLLSIIVPFWLVAMMDGWRGIKETWPAALVAGGSFAITQYFTSNYIGPELPDITSALVSLVSLTLFLKVWQPQRAAEVEVLGVSASGAAVVGGLGGPRSSTPSPYSFGEILKAWSPFLILTVLVTIWTLKPFKALFATGGALESWVFYFAIPHLDQLVLKVAPIVASPTPMAAVFKLDPVSATGTAIFFSALISMLVLGIHARTGLTTFKETLVELRWPILSIGMVLAFAFVTNFSGMSTTLALVLAGTGAAFPFFSPFLGWLGVFLTGSDTSSNALFSSLQATTAHQIGVNDTLLVAANTSGGVTGKMISPQSIAVACAATGLVGKESDLFRFTLKHSLIFAAFVGLITLAQAYVFTGMLVH; the protein is encoded by the coding sequence ATGCAAGCCTGGCAACAGCTATATACACCTCTCGGCAACCTCGGTCTGTCAGCACTGGCAGCCGTCATCCCCATCGCCTTTTTCTTCCTCGCTTTAGCGGTATTCCGCCTCAAGGGCCATGTCGCCGGCAGCATCACCCTGGCGCTGTCGATACTGGTCGCCATCTTCGCCTTCCAGATGCCTGCCGACATGGCTTTTGCCGCAGCCGGTTATGGCTTCGCCTATGGCCTGTGGCCGATCGCCTGGATCATTGTCGCGGCGGTCTTTCTCTACAAGCTGACGGTGAAAAGCGGGCAGTTCGAGATCATCCGCAGTTCGGTACTGTCGATCACTGACGACCAACGCTTGCAGGTCTTGCTGATTGGTTTTTCCTTCGGCGCCTTTCTTGAGGGCGCGGCCGGCTTCGGTGCGCCAGTAGCGATCACCGCAGCCCTGCTGGTCGGCCTCGGCTTCAACCCGCTGTACGCCGCCGGTCTGTGCCTAATCGCCAACACCGCGCCGGTGGCCTTCGGTGCGCTGGGCATCCCGATCATCGTCGCAGGTCAGGTCACCGGCATCGACGCGTTCAAGATCGGCGCCATGGCCGGTCGCCAGCTGCCGCTGCTGTCGATCATCGTGCCGTTCTGGCTGGTGGCCATGATGGATGGCTGGAGGGGGATCAAGGAAACCTGGCCGGCCGCGCTGGTCGCCGGCGGATCCTTCGCCATCACCCAGTACTTCACCTCCAACTACATCGGCCCGGAACTGCCGGACATCACCTCGGCGCTGGTCAGCCTGGTGTCGTTGACGCTGTTCCTCAAAGTTTGGCAACCGCAGCGCGCCGCCGAGGTGGAAGTGCTCGGCGTCAGTGCCAGTGGCGCCGCGGTAGTCGGCGGCTTGGGCGGGCCTCGCAGTAGCACGCCCTCGCCTTACAGCTTTGGCGAAATCCTCAAAGCCTGGTCACCGTTCCTGATACTCACCGTACTGGTGACAATCTGGACCCTGAAGCCGTTCAAGGCCCTGTTCGCCACAGGCGGCGCACTGGAAAGCTGGGTGTTCTACTTCGCCATTCCGCACCTGGATCAACTGGTGCTGAAAGTCGCGCCAATCGTCGCCAGCCCGACCCCGATGGCCGCCGTGTTCAAGCTGGACCCGGTATCGGCCACCGGCACAGCGATCTTCTTCTCGGCACTGATCTCGATGCTGGTCCTGGGCATACACGCCAGAACTGGTCTGACCACTTTCAAGGAGACCTTGGTCGAGCTGCGCTGGCCGATTCTGTCGATTGGCATGGTGCTGGCTTTCGCCTTCGTCACCAACTTCTCCGGCATGTCGACTACCTTGGCGCTGGTTCTCGCCGGCACCGGTGCGGCCTTCCCGTTCTTCTCGCCATTTCTCGGCTGGCTGGGTGTCTTCCTGACCGGCTCGGACACTTCATCGAACGCACTGTTCAGCTCGCTGCAAGCGACCACGGCGCATCAGATTGGGGTCAACGACACTTTGCTGGTAGCAGCCAACACCAGCGGTGGCGTGACCGGCAAGATGATTTCACCGCAGTCGATTGCTGTCGCCTGCGCCGCCACCGGCCTGGTCGGCAAGGAATCGGATCTGTTTCGCTTCACCCTGAAACACAGCCTGATCTTCGCCGCCTTCGTCGGCCTGATCACCCTGGCGCAGGCCTATGTGTTCACCGGCATGCTGGTTCACTAA
- a CDS encoding (Fe-S)-binding protein: MSELFYNAVPNATRVAPPLPKPRRYPAQKPAQVYLFGTCVVDLFFPEAGMDAIHLLEREGIRVHFPQGQSCCGQPAYTSGYTEQAREVARAQLALFASDWPLVVPSGSCAGMLREHCADLFKDEPATLKQVQALAERTYELAEFLLYVCKVRLQDSGEPVKVALHTSCSARREMNTHLHGRVLLAQLAQVERVEHSHESECCGFGGTFSVRMPDISGAMVEDKTRALQESGAHQVISADCGCLMNINGALEKQQQALRGQHLASFLWQRTGGGK, translated from the coding sequence ATGAGCGAGCTGTTCTATAACGCCGTGCCCAACGCGACCCGCGTCGCGCCGCCACTGCCAAAACCGCGCCGATACCCCGCGCAGAAGCCTGCGCAGGTCTATCTGTTCGGCACCTGTGTAGTGGATTTGTTTTTTCCCGAAGCGGGGATGGATGCCATCCACCTGCTCGAGCGCGAAGGCATTCGAGTGCACTTCCCGCAGGGGCAGAGTTGCTGCGGGCAGCCGGCCTACACCTCGGGGTACACCGAACAGGCTCGGGAAGTCGCGCGCGCACAGCTGGCCTTGTTCGCTAGCGATTGGCCGCTGGTAGTGCCGTCCGGCTCCTGCGCCGGGATGCTGCGCGAGCACTGCGCCGACTTGTTCAAGGACGAGCCGGCGACACTCAAGCAGGTGCAGGCCCTGGCTGAGCGCACCTATGAGCTGGCCGAGTTTTTGTTGTACGTGTGCAAGGTGCGGCTGCAGGACAGTGGCGAGCCGGTCAAGGTGGCGCTGCATACCTCCTGCTCGGCCCGCCGCGAAATGAACACCCACCTGCACGGTCGCGTCTTACTCGCGCAGTTGGCCCAGGTGGAACGAGTCGAGCACAGCCATGAAAGCGAATGCTGCGGATTTGGCGGCACTTTCTCGGTACGCATGCCGGATATTTCCGGTGCCATGGTCGAGGACAAAACCCGCGCGCTACAGGAATCCGGCGCGCATCAGGTGATCAGCGCCGACTGCGGCTGCTTGATGAACATCAACGGCGCATTGGAGAAACAACAGCAAGCGCTACGCGGGCAACATCTAGCGAGCTTCCTCTGGCAACGCACCGGAGGTGGGAAGTGA
- a CDS encoding LutB/LldF family L-lactate oxidation iron-sulfur protein yields the protein MSSHTLIPSVQLHDDFKTRAHQALGDGQLRSNFRSAMDSLMSKRAAAFSDADERERLRALGNSIRARALSKLPDLLEQLEQNLTRNGVNVHWAETVDEANAIVLSIIRAHEARQVIKGKSMVSEEMEMNHVLAEQGIECLESDMGEFIVQLDHEKPSHIIMPAIHKNAGQVASLFHDKLGVEYTKDVDQLIQTGRRVLRRKFFEADIGVSGVNFAVAETGSLLLVENEGNGRMSTTVPPVHIAVTGIEKVVENLRDVVPLLSLLTRSALGQPITTYVNLISGPRQAHELDGPQEVHLVLLDNGRSQAFADSELRQTLNCIRCGACMNHCPVYTRIGGHAYGEVYPGPIGKIITPHLVGLAKVPDHPSASSLCGACGEVCPVKIPIPALLRRLREENVKAPNAPHPVMRGQGSKYSRTERLIWNAWRHLNSSPLLYRGFLYLATRLRSLTPGKIGPWTQNHSAPKPAARSLHELAREHLGDE from the coding sequence GTGAGCAGCCACACACTGATTCCCAGCGTGCAACTGCACGATGACTTCAAGACCCGCGCCCACCAGGCGCTGGGCGACGGCCAACTGCGGAGCAACTTCCGCAGCGCCATGGACTCGCTAATGAGCAAGCGGGCTGCGGCCTTCAGCGATGCCGATGAACGCGAGCGGCTGCGCGCCCTGGGCAACAGCATCCGTGCACGCGCGCTATCCAAGTTGCCCGACTTGCTCGAGCAACTGGAACAGAACCTGACCCGCAACGGTGTGAACGTGCACTGGGCGGAAACGGTGGACGAGGCGAATGCCATCGTCCTCTCGATCATCCGTGCTCACGAGGCGCGGCAAGTGATCAAGGGCAAATCGATGGTCAGTGAAGAGATGGAGATGAACCATGTCCTCGCTGAACAGGGCATTGAATGCCTGGAATCGGACATGGGCGAGTTCATCGTCCAGCTCGACCACGAGAAGCCTTCTCATATCATTATGCCGGCGATCCACAAGAATGCCGGCCAGGTCGCGTCCTTGTTCCACGACAAACTCGGCGTGGAGTACACCAAGGACGTAGACCAACTTATTCAGACCGGTCGCCGCGTGTTGCGACGGAAGTTCTTCGAGGCCGATATCGGTGTCTCGGGCGTCAACTTCGCGGTGGCCGAAACCGGCTCCCTGCTGCTTGTCGAGAACGAGGGCAACGGCCGCATGTCGACCACGGTGCCGCCGGTGCATATCGCCGTAACCGGTATCGAAAAGGTCGTCGAGAACCTGCGCGATGTGGTGCCGCTGCTCTCCTTGCTGACCCGCTCGGCGCTCGGCCAGCCGATCACCACCTACGTCAACCTGATCTCCGGTCCACGCCAGGCCCACGAACTCGACGGTCCGCAGGAAGTGCATCTGGTGCTGCTGGATAACGGCCGCAGCCAGGCCTTCGCCGACAGCGAACTGCGCCAGACGCTCAATTGCATCCGCTGCGGCGCCTGCATGAACCATTGCCCGGTCTATACCCGCATCGGCGGCCATGCCTACGGCGAGGTCTATCCCGGGCCGATCGGCAAGATCATCACCCCGCACCTGGTCGGCCTGGCGAAGGTACCGGACCACCCCAGCGCCTCCTCGCTGTGCGGCGCCTGCGGCGAAGTCTGCCCGGTGAAGATCCCAATCCCGGCCCTGCTCCGGCGTTTGCGTGAAGAGAACGTCAAGGCCCCGAACGCTCCGCACCCCGTCATGCGTGGCCAGGGCAGCAAGTATTCGCGCACGGAGCGCTTGATCTGGAATGCCTGGCGCCACCTCAACAGCTCGCCGCTGCTGTATCGCGGCTTCCTGTACCTCGCCACACGTCTGCGCAGCCTGACGCCGGGCAAGATCGGCCCCTGGACGCAAAACCATAGCGCCCCGAAGCCCGCCGCCCGCTCGCTGCACGAATTGGCCCGCGAACACCTGGGGGACGAGTGA
- a CDS encoding LutC/YkgG family protein has product MSAKQNILAKLRNSLSGTTPLADDFDETLVTQPWSYPPEQRLARLRELMEAVHTEIHLTRSDAWPALLQRLLVERDLPSLLIAPNTEHGQQLQTHWRTSACTIPLKAYDRPIEEWKAELFNDTPASLTGTLGAIAATGSLIVWPSREEPRLMSLVPPVHFALLKASEVYDNLYEAQRKQQWAAGMPTNALLISGPSKTADIEQVLAYGAHGPKDLVVLILEDA; this is encoded by the coding sequence ATGAGCGCCAAGCAGAACATCCTCGCCAAGCTGCGCAACAGCCTGAGCGGTACCACGCCGTTGGCCGATGACTTCGACGAGACTTTGGTCACCCAGCCTTGGAGCTATCCACCGGAGCAGCGCCTTGCCCGCCTGCGCGAGTTGATGGAGGCCGTGCATACGGAAATCCACCTGACCCGTAGCGACGCATGGCCGGCGCTGTTGCAACGCCTGCTGGTGGAGCGTGATTTGCCAAGTCTGCTGATCGCCCCGAATACCGAGCACGGCCAGCAACTCCAGACGCATTGGCGGACGAGCGCCTGCACAATCCCCCTCAAGGCCTACGACCGGCCCATCGAGGAATGGAAAGCCGAGCTGTTCAACGACACGCCGGCCAGCCTGACCGGCACCCTCGGCGCCATCGCCGCCACCGGCAGCCTGATTGTCTGGCCAAGCCGTGAAGAACCTCGGTTGATGAGCCTGGTGCCGCCGGTGCATTTCGCCTTGCTCAAGGCCAGCGAGGTCTACGACAACCTCTATGAGGCGCAGCGCAAGCAGCAGTGGGCCGCTGGCATGCCGACCAATGCGCTGCTGATTTCCGGCCCGTCGAAGACCGCCGACATCGAGCAGGTGCTGGCCTATGGCGCCCACGGCCCGAAAGACCTGGTGGTGCTGATTCTGGAGGACGCATGA
- a CDS encoding FAD-binding and (Fe-S)-binding domain-containing protein has product MSLPAAFLRDAQRLIPPERRFDDPLSTLAFGTDASFYRLIPKLVLRVESEEEVITLLKLAHAERVPVTFRAAGTSLSGQAISDSVLIVLGDSWNGRDIRRGGSQIRLQPGVLGAQANAWLAPFGRKIGPDPASINACKIGGIVANNASGMCCGTAQNTYHTLAGMRLVLADGSAVDSEDAASVDAFRSSHAQLLEQLAELGRTTRANSELAAKIRHKYRLKNTTGLSLNALVDYDEPLDILTHLLVGSEGTLGFISAVTYDTVLDHPHKASALVVFPDVETCCTAVTALKSQPVSAVELLDRRSLRSVQDKPGMPAFVRELSANACALLIESRAASQSLLHEQMALIMASLAPFPVEKQVDFSTDPVVYNQLWAIRKDTFPAVGAVRQIGTTVIIEDVTFPIEHLAAGVNRLLALFEKHRYDEAILFGHALEGNLHFVFTQAFETPEQVARYSAFMDDVAQLVAVEFGGSLKAEHGTGRNMAPFVELEWGHDAYQLMWQLKRLLDPRGILNPDVVLSEDPHIHLKHLKPLPAADEIVDKCIECGFCEPVCPSKELTLSPRQRVVIWREIQAQKRAGLDASALERAFQYQGLDTCAATGLCAQRCPVGINTGDLVRKLRARTATHQGSANWLAAHFATALKGARFTLLAANGVRRVLGAPLLEKASTSLRQASGNRLPQWTAAMPQAAQPIRFTPPAADQRPRVVYLAACVSRAMGPSFSDSEQMPLIDKTRALLEKAGYQVVFPNNQDNLCCGQPFASKGYAAQADSKRRELIDALLKASRGGLDPIYCDTSPCALRLLQDGLDERLKLHDPVKFIREHLLERLEFKQQDTPVAVHITCSTQHLGESQGLIDIVQRCTSQVVIPEGIHCCGFAGDKGFTTPELNAHSLRSLKDAVQICKEGISTSRTCEIGLSQHGGIDYHGLVYLVDRVTTAKAV; this is encoded by the coding sequence ATGAGCCTGCCGGCCGCCTTTCTACGTGACGCACAACGCCTGATCCCGCCTGAACGGCGCTTCGATGACCCGCTGTCGACCCTGGCCTTCGGCACCGATGCGAGCTTTTATCGGCTGATTCCCAAGCTGGTGCTGCGCGTCGAATCCGAAGAGGAAGTCATCACCCTACTCAAGCTGGCCCATGCCGAACGGGTGCCGGTGACCTTCCGCGCCGCCGGTACCAGCTTGTCCGGTCAAGCCATCAGCGACTCGGTGTTGATCGTCCTCGGCGATAGCTGGAATGGTCGCGATATCCGTCGCGGCGGCAGCCAGATCCGCCTGCAACCCGGCGTGCTCGGTGCCCAGGCCAATGCCTGGCTGGCACCGTTCGGGCGCAAGATCGGCCCCGACCCGGCCTCGATCAACGCCTGCAAGATCGGCGGCATCGTCGCCAACAATGCCAGTGGCATGTGCTGCGGCACGGCGCAGAACACCTACCACACCCTGGCCGGCATGCGCCTGGTGCTGGCCGACGGCAGCGCAGTGGATAGCGAGGACGCCGCCAGCGTCGACGCCTTTCGCAGCAGCCATGCGCAACTGCTGGAGCAACTCGCCGAGCTTGGCCGCACAACCCGCGCCAACAGCGAGTTGGCGGCAAAAATCCGGCACAAGTACCGGCTGAAGAACACCACCGGCCTGTCGCTGAATGCACTGGTCGACTATGACGAGCCGCTGGATATCCTCACGCACCTGCTGGTCGGCTCCGAAGGCACCCTCGGTTTTATCAGCGCAGTGACCTACGACACGGTGCTCGACCACCCGCACAAGGCCTCGGCGCTGGTCGTCTTCCCCGATGTGGAAACCTGCTGCACCGCCGTCACCGCACTGAAAAGCCAGCCAGTTTCTGCCGTCGAACTGCTGGATCGCCGTAGTCTGCGTTCAGTCCAGGACAAACCGGGGATGCCGGCATTCGTGCGTGAGCTGTCGGCGAATGCCTGCGCACTGCTGATCGAGTCGCGCGCGGCCTCGCAGTCACTGCTGCATGAACAGATGGCACTGATCATGGCCTCGCTCGCGCCATTCCCGGTCGAGAAACAGGTCGATTTCAGCACCGATCCCGTGGTCTACAACCAGTTATGGGCGATCCGCAAGGACACCTTCCCGGCCGTCGGTGCGGTGCGCCAGATCGGCACCACCGTGATCATCGAGGATGTGACCTTCCCGATCGAACACCTGGCCGCCGGCGTCAACCGCCTGCTCGCGCTGTTCGAGAAACACCGCTACGACGAGGCAATCCTCTTCGGCCACGCCCTGGAGGGTAACCTGCACTTCGTCTTCACCCAGGCCTTCGAAACACCCGAGCAAGTCGCCCGTTACTCGGCCTTTATGGACGACGTCGCCCAGTTGGTGGCGGTGGAGTTCGGCGGCTCGCTGAAAGCCGAGCACGGCACCGGCCGCAACATGGCGCCCTTCGTCGAGCTGGAGTGGGGCCACGACGCCTACCAGTTGATGTGGCAGCTGAAACGCCTGCTCGACCCGCGCGGCATCCTCAACCCGGATGTGGTGCTGTCGGAAGACCCACACATTCATTTAAAGCACCTGAAACCGCTGCCGGCCGCCGACGAAATCGTCGACAAGTGCATCGAGTGCGGCTTCTGCGAACCGGTCTGCCCGTCCAAGGAGCTGACCCTCAGCCCGCGCCAGCGCGTCGTGATCTGGCGTGAGATTCAGGCGCAGAAACGCGCCGGCCTCGATGCCTCGGCGCTGGAGCGTGCCTTCCAGTACCAGGGTCTCGACACGTGCGCGGCCACCGGCCTCTGCGCCCAGCGCTGCCCGGTCGGAATCAATACCGGCGACCTGGTGCGCAAGCTGCGTGCGCGCACGGCGACCCATCAGGGCAGCGCCAACTGGCTGGCCGCGCACTTCGCCACCGCCCTGAAAGGCGCGCGCTTCACCCTCTTGGCCGCCAATGGCGTACGCAGAGTGCTGGGCGCGCCGCTGCTGGAGAAAGCCTCGACGAGCCTGCGCCAGGCCTCCGGCAACCGCCTGCCGCAGTGGACAGCGGCTATGCCCCAGGCTGCGCAGCCGATCCGCTTCACCCCGCCGGCCGCCGATCAACGCCCACGGGTCGTGTATCTAGCCGCCTGCGTCTCCCGCGCCATGGGCCCGTCGTTCAGCGACAGCGAGCAAATGCCGCTGATCGACAAAACCCGCGCGTTGCTGGAGAAGGCCGGTTATCAGGTGGTGTTCCCGAACAATCAGGACAACCTCTGCTGCGGCCAGCCGTTCGCCTCCAAAGGCTACGCGGCGCAAGCTGACAGCAAGCGCCGGGAGCTGATCGACGCCCTGCTCAAGGCCAGCCGTGGTGGCCTCGATCCGATCTACTGCGACACCAGCCCGTGCGCGCTACGCCTGCTGCAAGACGGCCTGGATGAGCGGCTGAAACTGCATGACCCCGTGAAGTTCATCCGCGAGCACCTGTTGGAGCGCCTGGAGTTCAAGCAGCAGGACACGCCAGTGGCAGTACATATCACCTGCAGCACCCAACACCTGGGTGAAAGCCAGGGGCTGATCGACATCGTCCAACGCTGCACCAGCCAGGTCGTGATCCCCGAAGGCATCCACTGCTGCGGCTTTGCCGGCGACAAGGGCTTCACCACTCCAGAACTCAACGCCCACTCGCTACGCAGCCTGAAAGACGCGGTACAGATCTGCAAGGAAGGCATTTCCACCAGCCGCACCTGCGAAATCGGCCTGAGCCAGCATGGCGGCATCGACTATCACGGCTTGGTATATCTGGTCGATCGGGTCACCACGGCCAAGGCCGTCTGA
- a CDS encoding ATP-binding protein, which translates to MSRSSRYPLRQWIWRAFVQSALIPLILVESVLIAVYLLSNNAIRDSQLDYLRQSAVQDLAGAVQREGQIIDSRLQGIEAQVQIYRAATARALTDLAYQPDALERARHAVSADGVLFSRSDDGRAASFYANSTPLAQQDHAKALRLSQVDPLMRSIRAANPQVAAIYFNSWDSYNRIYPFFMTPEQYPHDMVIPNYNFYYLADAQHNPARKVAWTDVYLDPAGQGWMMSAVAPIYRENFLEGVVGVDITVGQMLAEIGNLQVPWQGYALLVSRDHGIIALPEAGEQDFGLNELTQYTYEEAVRREVLKPDDFNLSKRPDLQPLLQAMAASQGSVREVLLGGRKQLVAWSEIPQTGWRLLLVVDEANIFRETNSLAERYRQIGYLLIAGLLFFYLLFFAWMWRRSRRLSAELAQPMVGIVAMMRRLGQGDYQPAAPTTQIDELVSMATAVQQTGAQLQASEIERFQAQRNLELVLDSTTESLWEVEAESLTIKVSGRAVKRFDLSSERLTFSEFNQRVHPDDLDRLRRLRKFFAVSGEDNFDAQYRFADAQGKYAWLLSRGKVLERDAHGLALRVAGTHVDITDLKQVQEDLRRASLEAQAASQAKSRFLSSMSHELRTPLNAIYGFAQLIELDAQEQPGAEQQADYAREIVNASRHLTSLVDDILDLSSIESRRQQLQLKAVEVGALLAGCAELVQPEAQHRRQQLQVMAAAEPPLYVLADIRRVRQVLLNLLSNAIKYNSPQGLVSLGYEVRSNCVRLWVDDCGPGLSEQQQAQLFQPFQRLGWENSNTPGAGIGLVLSRELAELMGGEIGFRSAPGMGSRFWIDLPSAAPPETEPTAPRPDSPPEPKTLAAVLCVEDHPACLKVLQEGLREFAEVRGAASVQRALAELESFTPALLLLDLDLPDGDGLEVLDMLRRTPRLRAVPVLVVSAAADEVIFAEARTRGAQACLAKPVDLQQVRRLALSLLGPAQ; encoded by the coding sequence ATGTCGCGTTCGTCGCGTTATCCCTTGCGTCAGTGGATCTGGCGCGCCTTTGTGCAAAGCGCGCTGATCCCGCTGATTCTGGTGGAGTCGGTGTTGATTGCGGTGTACCTGCTGAGCAACAACGCCATTCGCGACTCGCAGTTGGACTATCTGCGGCAGAGCGCCGTACAGGATCTGGCGGGGGCCGTTCAGCGCGAGGGGCAGATCATCGACAGCCGCCTACAGGGTATCGAGGCGCAGGTGCAGATCTATCGAGCGGCGACTGCTCGGGCCCTGACCGATTTGGCCTACCAGCCGGATGCACTGGAGCGGGCGCGGCATGCGGTAAGCGCCGATGGGGTGCTCTTCAGCCGGAGCGATGATGGGCGGGCGGCGTCTTTCTATGCCAACAGCACGCCGCTGGCGCAGCAGGATCACGCCAAGGCCTTGCGTCTGTCGCAGGTCGACCCACTGATGCGTTCGATCCGCGCGGCCAACCCGCAGGTGGCGGCGATCTACTTCAACAGCTGGGACAGCTACAACCGCATCTACCCCTTCTTTATGACCCCCGAGCAGTATCCCCATGACATGGTGATACCCAACTACAACTTCTATTACCTGGCCGACGCCCAGCACAACCCAGCGCGCAAGGTCGCCTGGACGGATGTGTACCTCGATCCGGCCGGGCAGGGCTGGATGATGTCCGCGGTGGCGCCGATCTACCGGGAGAACTTCCTCGAGGGGGTGGTCGGTGTGGATATCACCGTCGGGCAGATGCTTGCCGAGATAGGCAATTTGCAGGTGCCTTGGCAGGGGTACGCCCTGCTGGTCAGTCGCGACCACGGGATCATCGCCTTGCCTGAAGCCGGCGAGCAGGACTTCGGTCTGAACGAATTGACCCAGTACACCTACGAGGAGGCGGTACGCCGCGAGGTGCTCAAACCGGATGACTTCAACCTGAGCAAGCGCCCTGACCTGCAACCGCTGCTGCAGGCAATGGCGGCGAGTCAGGGCAGTGTGCGGGAGGTGCTGCTGGGGGGGCGCAAGCAGTTGGTGGCCTGGAGCGAGATTCCGCAAACCGGCTGGCGCCTGCTGCTGGTGGTGGATGAGGCGAATATCTTCCGCGAGACCAACAGCCTGGCCGAGCGCTACCGGCAGATTGGCTATCTGCTGATCGCCGGGCTGCTGTTCTTCTACCTGTTGTTTTTCGCCTGGATGTGGCGCCGCTCACGGCGCCTGAGCGCAGAGCTGGCACAACCGATGGTGGGGATCGTGGCGATGATGCGCCGTCTCGGTCAGGGCGATTACCAGCCCGCCGCGCCTACTACTCAGATCGATGAGTTGGTCAGTATGGCGACGGCGGTACAGCAAACTGGTGCCCAGTTGCAGGCCAGCGAGATCGAGCGGTTCCAGGCCCAGCGCAACCTTGAGCTGGTGCTGGATAGCACCACGGAAAGCCTCTGGGAGGTAGAGGCCGAGAGCCTGACGATCAAGGTCAGTGGGCGTGCGGTTAAGCGTTTCGACCTCAGCAGTGAACGCCTGACTTTCAGCGAGTTTAACCAGCGGGTGCATCCGGATGATCTCGATCGGCTGCGGCGCCTGCGCAAATTCTTTGCCGTCAGCGGTGAGGACAATTTCGATGCGCAATATCGTTTCGCCGATGCGCAGGGCAAGTACGCCTGGCTGCTCAGCCGTGGCAAGGTGCTGGAGCGCGATGCGCACGGGCTGGCACTGCGGGTGGCTGGCACCCATGTCGATATCACCGACCTGAAACAGGTGCAGGAAGACTTGCGCCGCGCCAGCCTCGAAGCGCAAGCGGCGAGCCAGGCCAAGAGCCGCTTTCTTTCCAGCATGAGCCATGAGCTGCGCACGCCGCTGAACGCGATCTATGGCTTCGCCCAACTGATCGAGCTGGATGCGCAGGAGCAACCCGGTGCAGAGCAGCAGGCCGATTATGCGCGGGAGATCGTCAACGCCAGCCGCCACCTCACCTCGTTGGTGGATGACATTCTCGACCTTTCCAGCATCGAGAGCCGGCGCCAGCAGTTGCAGCTTAAAGCGGTCGAGGTCGGTGCACTGCTCGCCGGTTGTGCCGAGCTGGTGCAGCCGGAGGCGCAGCATCGTCGGCAGCAGTTGCAGGTGATGGCGGCTGCCGAACCACCGCTGTATGTATTGGCGGATATTCGCCGGGTGCGGCAGGTGCTGCTCAACCTGCTGTCTAACGCGATCAAGTACAACAGCCCGCAAGGTCTGGTCAGTCTGGGTTACGAGGTGCGTTCGAACTGCGTGCGTTTGTGGGTCGATGACTGTGGCCCTGGGCTCAGCGAGCAGCAGCAGGCTCAACTGTTCCAGCCATTCCAGCGCTTGGGTTGGGAGAATTCGAATACTCCCGGTGCCGGCATTGGCCTGGTGTTGAGCCGTGAACTGGCGGAACTAATGGGCGGTGAGATTGGTTTTCGCAGTGCGCCCGGGATGGGCAGCCGCTTCTGGATCGACCTGCCGAGTGCCGCGCCGCCCGAGACAGAGCCGACTGCGCCGCGGCCGGACAGTCCGCCCGAGCCGAAAACGCTGGCCGCCGTGCTCTGTGTCGAGGATCACCCGGCGTGTTTGAAGGTGCTGCAGGAAGGCTTGCGCGAGTTCGCCGAGGTGCGCGGTGCCGCCTCGGTGCAGCGCGCCCTGGCGGAACTGGAAAGTTTCACCCCGGCGTTGCTGCTGCTTGACCTCGACCTGCCGGATGGCGACGGGTTGGAGGTGCTCGATATGCTTCGGCGCACCCCACGCTTACGCGCTGTGCCGGTACTGGTGGTCAGCGCAGCGGCCGATGAAGTGATTTTTGCCGAAGCGCGTACACGTGGCGCCCAAGCCTGTCTGGCTAAGCCGGTCGACCTGCAGCAGGTGCGCCGGCTGGCCTTGTCATTGCTCGGTCCGGCGCAATAG